The Prunus dulcis chromosome 3, ALMONDv2, whole genome shotgun sequence genome segment TTTGGTTTGCCATTCTAAACGGCTTGATGCTGTCATGCTTTGTAGATTATATATTGAACAAGCTTCATCAAGCACATCTGTTTCTGgttatgatgatgatgagctGGAATGGGCAGaatacaaaattaaagaaacCAACATGTTCACTGCGGACAAATATCAACAGGTGAGGTTTTACCAGTGTCTGGAGATCATTTTCCCTTGATGAAATAGTTTATAGCTTAGTTTTTGTGATCAATTGTTTTCTGTTGAATATCCATTGTGATTAGTCTGCAGATTGGATTCTTCCCCAATGAGAAAGCATTTTCTCTAAGGTACCAGACTGCTGGCATGCTAGAAACTGTGCTAAGACAAGGGGTTCTTGGGGAAGATGACACTGGTGAAGACTCACCAAAGTGAGTGGTTCCTCCCTCAAAAGATGTTCTTCATGATTCTATAATAAAACTATAAACAGTGGGATTGTAGCAATTGGTGTATACACATATTTCTTGTCCATTGGTGTTTCTTGTTATTTTGTCTGagctatttttgtttcttttctttcatgaTCATTGGTGGAACTCCATTGCTTTTCTAACTAAAAGGGTTTCACTAACACTAAAACTATTTGGTCTCTTCAATTTGTCTTCGTTGTGTAGAAATCTAAAGCTTCCTTCCCGTCGGCCTTCTATTGTATGTGAGAGTTGTCTGTATTCACTAGAGAAAGATATGCGAGTAAGAGCATTCCATATCATGGACCCAAAAGGCATTGTCGAAATGCTTCTCATCTTCCTTGAGGAAAGAGGAGATGGAGTGCTTCTTCCTCCTTCCCTCGAcaataatatggtaaatttcaCAAAGAAAACTAGTAGtgaggaatttttttttttttttttttttttttttttttttagcattACATTTTTACTTTCTGAGTGCAGTATCTtgtattatgtttttttttaattggtctCAGGAAAACAAGGACAGGATTGTTCCATTTCTTGGTAAGTGGAAAGGTCATTCCATAACAAAACGAAGTGGTGTTTATGGATCAACAATGGCTGAAGCTGATACAGTAACATCACTTGAGATGGATGATAAGGGCCAAATTATTCAGGTATCTTCCACTCCAAGCAAATCCTTTTTGAGACAACAGGGAATGTTAAACCGATTTGCTTCGTTGATATAAATTTAGATGATCTAAGAACTCATttcccaaaaaggaaaaatgaaagGACTGTATACATATTATTGTTGGTTTACATTTTGTTCAAGCATCAGTCTTTTACttccttttttcattttccctcaTTTCTGTTCATAAATAATATCAGGGCATCACTTCCACCTCTGCTGTGGGTGATGTTACCACTAATGTGCCGTGGACGGGTATCAAGTCAGACAATTTGGTTACTTTTGCTGGAGGTTACCAGATGACTTTCTTGCCTGGAGGTATGTACATGGGATGCCCATGTGATGTAGGAAAGAATGTTGCAGAATCCGTGTCATTCCATTTGGAGTTCTGTTGGCTTGAGGGCCCTGGAAGGAGACAGAGACTGGTTCGCACTTACGATGTTGAAGGTTTGGCGGTCTCAACAACATACTTCTATGAGACAAGAATGTGAGCACTCCATCGTCATTGTAGATATAATTTTTCAGAGGGAAATGGATATTTCTGTCCATGGTTTTGCACAGTTCTACATAACCCCATCTGATGCTCCAGTttgtactttcttgaagcctTGAACTAGTTTAGAGAGTCTGGGGACTAGTCGGGccaaatttttctttcctggACATTGGAAATATAGGAAATGTAAGGTCCCATAACTTCCATTGTTGTTGAACAAGTGTATATTATTCTTGTCTGTAATTTCAGATTAAAATTAAAGACAAAGTTTTAGAAGAAAAGTCTAGTTGCAGAATGCAGCAAATCACATTCATTTCCTCATtgaaaaagttaaaagtttGGAATTTCTGCAACCAGAATTGCAATAAAGgctttttagaaaaatataagttGTCAATTTTTCCAGTTTGTCTGGGCCCTTCATGTCGGAAATTCACTAATTTGTAATATGACTTGCACAACTTGGTGGAGATGAATCAATCAAGTCCCTTGCTGCTTAAATAGCACAAGACTATCTATGTAAGTGATATGCCGCCCGCACAaccaccaaaaccaaaataaaattaatgcaACTACTCTCCCACCCTTCTTCTTTGGCTATTAATATCTCAGTGCGGAGCTGGCATATGCAGAAACCATAGAACTAGGAAATACAAGCCTATTACAAatctaatttataatttataaggTGTATATGCAAGATTGagccaaaaaatatataaataaaacacacaTCGCAAGTCGCCGACATGTCTTGCACAGTGAAAAATAACTTTAATTATCAAACTattgtagtttagattatcgttaaaaaaacaaaaacaaacatcgCAAGCAAGCACCAgctgttttttttggggtaattGACCTTTATCAATTTTCCATACATTTGAGAGCTTGCGTACGTCAACAAGAGTGTAAATGTCTATTTTATTGTGCTACATGGCGCTGTCAATATGTTATATGTTGTGTATAAGACTACTGGAATGTTCTTTTACTTTCATGTTCTGCACTTCATTcatctgatttttttaaaaaaatgacggaataatattttaatttaaatgtGGAAACGTACCGTGTAGCACTTTcactaattatatttttcagatTTAAATGTCCTAAAGTCAGAACCTTTGTCGGTTGCTAGCATAGGCTGCCAAAACAAGAATGATCGTGGGTGCACAtacaacaccaaaaaaaaaaaaaaaagtggagcTGAAGGAGGcgataaatattaaattaaaatatttaatttggaCAGAATCTAAAGATCTGGCTGTGGATAATCACAACCGTTGGGTCCCATCAGAATTGATGATGAGAGTGGATGGTGGTGGCTcgtttttagttaaatttttggAGGCTTAGCTAATAATAAATCTTTTTCCGGCCAGAAAAgctaaaaaaattctaaatttgTAAGGACCACACGGCACCTTGATGCCGGATTTTCTTTCGTGGGGCCCTCGGATGGTGAGTTTTGTCACAAAACTTCATGTTACATGCGATGTATTACCATTTAATGGTGTTTCACTATATCGTCCCCGTTTGCCACGCTAGTACTACTTGCAATTCATCTCTCTCCACGTATAATAACTGGtttaactgtttttttttttttaatctctcaatcttttttttattataagaatCGAATCATGAACGCGttctaattttaaaaacccatcttcctttctttttttgggattaatttcattcaaattgtcgtattttaaaatcaattataataCATTGAGAGATTTTAAcattttcacaattttacaTCATGTATACATATTAACTAATTAGAatgtaaatttttgttttctatacAAGTTTgtcatatatttaaaattatagaCGATTGCGAATTATATTATgtgaattttctttaaatatataaaattgagGCTCAAAAacaattcatttataaatcaTAGTTGGATAGTCACAAACAATATAAGGAGTTCCTattatacaaaacaaaaaacaataaaaaggaGTGGTTAAGGCAAAGAAGAAGCTTAGCATCCATAGACAGAGTCTATTGGGTTAATGTTTTGTTGCGTTGTCTTGACCCAGATGCCGGTCTTGTAGGGCAACAAAGATTAAAGTCCCATCTATATGTGTATCTGTCTCTGTCTGAATTTCACTTTGGAGCAATTTGCCATTTGGAATTAACGAAGCCATACAGCCtctaaataaaaacattacaaagcttttaaaaataaaattaaaaaaattatatttaaaaacaaagaaaaattgtcATTGTCCATTTTCTGCTCCGTGGACTTTCCACTTGAAAATTCAGGATAGCACGAAACCACCAAAAACCCAACTAATTTCTGAAGAGCAAAACCAagcaacacaacacaaaccaGTTGCAGAAGAAACAcagaaaatagagagagagagagaaaaacaaagagttaCAGAGAGATAGATAAAGCAGAGGGTTTCtgacagaaaaagaaaaaaggtgcTTGCTTGATATAGCATCAATGGCCAAAAACCAAGACTCTGAGAGAGTCTCAGTTTCAGCACCACCCCAACCACAAAGACCAGTCATAACACTGCCACCGAGGCCTTCCGCTGAGGCCCTTTTCAGCGGCGGATCTGGAGCCAGCCCGGGTCCGATGACCCTGGTCTCAAGCTTCTTCCCCGACACATACCCTGACTCAGAGTATAGGTCCTTCTCTCAGCTCCTGGCCGGAGCCATGGGCTCGCCTATGGGGTCCACAAGGCCAATCCAATTTAACGAAAACCCAGTTGATGGTTCGGCCCAATTAGAAGGGGGCTCTGAAAATGGCGGTGAGGACAAGTCTGGGTTTAAGCAGAGTAGGCCTATGAATTTGATGGTGGCTCGGTCGCCATTGTTCACTGTTCCACCTGGATTGAGTCCCTCTGGGTTGCTTAACTCGCCTGGCTTCTTTTCACCTCCGGTAAGTTTACAAAAGCTCTCCCAATGCTATATTTAATACTGGGCGTGCTCtgtttttttggtatttgtgtgtgtttgattaCTAACTGTTGATCAATGGTTATGTACTTGAGTGATTTTGTGAACATGGGTTGGTCAAAGGTGCTTCTTTTGTACTTGTGCTCAAAGGGTGTACATTTGTGGGTTGAGGATATGATTGGGGTGGTTATTGAGTATTAACAGAAGCTATTACTCAATGATGGGCTGGTCAAAGGTGCTTCCTTTacaacaattttgttttgatgatAATGGCTGGCCCTTCCTGATACCCCATGCAAAATGATGAATTTCTTCACAAAATTGTATTGTATACAAGGAAAGTTTGAAGAAATGATGGATTTCTTCACATAATTATATTGTATACAAGGAAAGTTTGAAGAAATCAACTACCATCCAACAACAAATCAGGCCCTCAGGTTCTGCCATTCACAACAACTCTGTGAAAATCGTGCATTTATAGCCGCAACTAAATTAATGCCTTTTTTCCCTGAGTGTTGGTCCTAGTTTGTATTATTTCACTCCAATCATAAGTTTATTCTTGCTCTTTGGTTAGAATCCCGGATTAAGGATGGCTAACTATGATGTGTCTCATATAAAAAGGACACATGCGTAGCATGGGACTTCAAAGATACAATCATGACCAATTTTAGTGGACGAATTTGTTTAGTTTGTTGTGTCATGCGTGTCTATGTGCATGCCCCTATTACATGTTACATATtgtcaaaagtcaaaattttgcTTAGGTAAGTACCTTTTCTACTCTGCATCGTGTAACATTTGTTAAAGGCTCCTTCAACTATGGTTAAACATATAGAACCTTGAAGCTGATAAAGAGGTGATCTACATATCTAAGCCATTCAATATATTGATGCATTGGCGACAGACTATATGGAACCTATGTTGTTATTGGTGCTTCGTACCATATTGTCTTTCTATGCAATATAGTATGATTTCTGAAGTTGGATGACTTGTATTAGCATCAGGTATTCATGAATTTTTCCTCATATTGGTGCAGAGTCCATTTGGAATATCACACCAGCAGGCATTGGCACAGGTTACTGCCCAAGCTGCACTAGCCCAATCTCGTATGCACATGCAAGCTGAATATCAACCTTCGTCAGTAGGAGCTCCCACAGAGCCACGGGCATATCATCCATCCGTAATGCCCAATGAAGCATCTCAACAGCAGACATTACCTTCAACATCTGACCATAGAAGTTCCGCAGGGCAATCATCAGAGGCCTCTCATTCTGATAGGAAATACCAACCTTCATCTGTGGCCACTGATAGGCCTGCAGACGATAGCTACAACTGGCGGAAATATGGGCAGAAGCAGGTTAAGGGCAGTGAGTATCCTCGAAGTTACTACAAATGCACACATCTGAATTGCCCTGTCAAAAAGAAAGTGGAGCGTTCTCCTAATGGCGAAATAACTGAGATTATATACAAAGGGCAGCATAACCATGAAGCCCCTCAACCTAAACGTGGAAAAGATGGTGGTGATCTGAACGGACACTTGCATTCGCAGCCTAGGCCTGAAAATGGATTGCAAAGATTGGTTGGAGATTCAAACGGGTCTAGTGAAAATATAGCTTCTCACTCAATGCTTGAGAGGCATCAAGAATCTACTCAAGCTGCTCCTGGACAGTTACCAGGGGCAAGTGACAGTGAAGAGCTACGCGATGGGGAAATTAGAGAAGAGGGGGATGCTGATGAACCAAATCCAAAGAGAAGGTATTTTCAAAACCAATCATTTCATGTAATCACAGGATACTTTCTCCTTTGTTTTGTCTTAACGGTAAAATCTCCTTGTCTGGGCGTGCAGGAACATAGATGTTGGGGCATCTGAGGTAGCTTTGTCACACAAGACAGTGACAGAACCAAAAATCATTGTGCAAACAAGGAGTGAAGTCGATCTTCTAGATGATGGCTACAGGTGGCGCAAGTATGGACAGAAGGTGGTCAAAGGGAATCCTCATCCAAGGTGGGAACTTTCTCCATATGAATCTTTGCCTATTTTCAGTTCTACTGATTGCATTATGCAAATGGAATTAGGATGGTTTCTCTAAATTGTTTCTgacatgtttatatttaagaTCCTataaattaagcattaggaTGGCATCTTTTTTGGCCCCAGTTAAAAGAGGATATAAAGTATTCTAAAAATTCTTCACGCTTTCTTTTATTGTGTATCCTATTTGATAGATGGGAGGTAAAATTATGAACCATTGGACTTAGAAATTAACTTTGGAGGAGTGGGATAAACTCTCGATTACTGATGCGGAGCAAGCCATTAATTAAAGAACAATTACTTTCTGATCTT includes the following:
- the LOC117622302 gene encoding uncharacterized protein LOC117622302 isoform X2, with amino-acid sequence MNSSVSFKHYILNKLHQAHLFLVMMMMSWNGQNTKLKKPTCSLRTNINSLQIGFFPNEKAFSLRYQTAGMLETVLRQGVLGEDDTGEDSPKNLKLPSRRPSIVCESCLYSLEKDMRVRAFHIMDPKGIVEMLLIFLEERGDGVLLPPSLDNNMENKDRIVPFLGKWKGHSITKRSGVYGSTMAEADTVTSLEMDDKGQIIQGITSTSAVGDVTTNVPWTGIKSDNLVTFAGGYQMTFLPGGMYMGCPCDVGKNVAESVSFHLEFCWLEGPGRRQRLVRTYDVEGLAVSTTYFYETRM
- the LOC117622302 gene encoding uncharacterized protein LOC117622302 isoform X1, producing the protein MASTCCCSLSLPPIPNPPTLNKIQLFPTKVYSPNPFSHSNFTLRSPRIRATNSSSSTTVQDEAQKLSDEAMSIDNLRRFVNLNLGKWNGSFFQFDAVGNLLHKVNTKLSASSYGEDELISLIQTLYIEQASSSTSVSGYDDDELEWAEYKIKETNMFTADKYQQIGFFPNEKAFSLRYQTAGMLETVLRQGVLGEDDTGEDSPKNLKLPSRRPSIVCESCLYSLEKDMRVRAFHIMDPKGIVEMLLIFLEERGDGVLLPPSLDNNMENKDRIVPFLGKWKGHSITKRSGVYGSTMAEADTVTSLEMDDKGQIIQGITSTSAVGDVTTNVPWTGIKSDNLVTFAGGYQMTFLPGGMYMGCPCDVGKNVAESVSFHLEFCWLEGPGRRQRLVRTYDVEGLAVSTTYFYETRM
- the LOC117622829 gene encoding probable WRKY transcription factor 3, with the protein product MAKNQDSERVSVSAPPQPQRPVITLPPRPSAEALFSGGSGASPGPMTLVSSFFPDTYPDSEYRSFSQLLAGAMGSPMGSTRPIQFNENPVDGSAQLEGGSENGGEDKSGFKQSRPMNLMVARSPLFTVPPGLSPSGLLNSPGFFSPPSPFGISHQQALAQVTAQAALAQSRMHMQAEYQPSSVGAPTEPRAYHPSVMPNEASQQQTLPSTSDHRSSAGQSSEASHSDRKYQPSSVATDRPADDSYNWRKYGQKQVKGSEYPRSYYKCTHLNCPVKKKVERSPNGEITEIIYKGQHNHEAPQPKRGKDGGDLNGHLHSQPRPENGLQRLVGDSNGSSENIASHSMLERHQESTQAAPGQLPGASDSEELRDGEIREEGDADEPNPKRRNIDVGASEVALSHKTVTEPKIIVQTRSEVDLLDDGYRWRKYGQKVVKGNPHPRSYYKCTYAGCNVRKHVERASTDPKAVITTYEGKHNHDVPAARNSSHNTANNNASQLKPLTVVAEKHPLLKGREFGNNDQRPVLLQLKEEQIFV